From Vallitalea longa, one genomic window encodes:
- a CDS encoding helix-turn-helix transcriptional regulator, whose protein sequence is MNIFLSKDNKIIYPHLNHVLKSYYYTTNRSVYAYDGHGILIDKVTKDDYTDVNEYMDDIVKNIIIRYLHTVILSPRDSLIYELHKNIYTIIAPVLKDNTLMCFLIMEPFTIINLSTMDKKCYFEKFCTSMKTPITYPIFKKFEYIHNNRVNYLGQLFHHLMTKSIYIGNQHFQPKESMNNTIWGKALPLDCYDYTDGFINFPAVKQICDYLVIKDIEKALKTYDTLQIFLQLPNQSKCNIKMLKYQLVAFTTVIQYHLSNHFKDINTQLHKISNKCILHIDQYYDYSLLYQIGEMIIKEFFGIIKNHTLIQLSPNILQALKYINNNYMHNIKLSDIASSIPINESYLSAQFKQEYHISLKQYLNQYRINQATILIKNSDMNLTDIALKVGFESTNYFSTVFKKYLNMTPTEYYKNYTYSL, encoded by the coding sequence ATGGCCATGGTATTTTAATAGATAAAGTAACCAAGGATGATTATACTGACGTCAATGAATATATGGATGATATAGTAAAAAATATCATTATACGTTATTTACATACAGTTATCCTATCCCCTCGTGATTCACTTATTTATGAATTACATAAAAACATATATACCATAATAGCACCGGTATTAAAAGATAATACTCTTATGTGTTTTTTAATCATGGAACCTTTTACTATCATAAATTTATCTACCATGGATAAGAAATGCTATTTTGAAAAATTCTGTACATCTATGAAAACACCTATAACCTACCCTATATTTAAGAAATTCGAATACATCCACAATAATAGAGTCAATTACCTAGGTCAATTATTTCACCATTTGATGACTAAAAGCATATATATTGGAAATCAGCATTTTCAACCCAAGGAATCAATGAATAATACAATATGGGGAAAAGCATTACCCCTTGATTGTTATGATTATACTGATGGTTTTATTAATTTTCCAGCAGTAAAACAGATATGTGACTACTTAGTCATAAAAGATATAGAAAAAGCATTAAAAACATATGATACTTTACAAATCTTTCTACAATTACCTAATCAAAGCAAATGCAATATAAAAATGTTAAAGTATCAGTTGGTAGCTTTTACAACTGTCATTCAATATCATTTATCAAATCATTTTAAAGATATAAACACACAGTTGCATAAAATTTCTAATAAATGCATTTTACATATTGATCAATATTATGATTATAGTTTACTATATCAGATAGGAGAAATGATAATAAAAGAATTTTTTGGCATCATTAAGAACCATACATTAATACAGCTATCTCCTAATATTCTCCAAGCTCTTAAGTATATTAATAATAATTATATGCATAATATAAAATTGTCCGATATAGCGAGTAGTATTCCCATAAACGAAAGCTATTTATCAGCTCAATTCAAGCAGGAATACCATATATCTCTGAAACAATACTTGAATCAATACCGTATTAATCAAGCTACCATTTTAATTAAGAATTCAGATATGAACTTGACAGATATTGCATTGAAAGTTGGATTTGAATCAACTAATTATTTTTCAACAGTATTCAAGAAATATTTGAATATGACTCCAACCGAATACTATAAAAATTATACTTATTCATTATAA
- a CDS encoding fumarylacetoacetate hydrolase family protein — MYLCTYEYRGKGTIGILNNDKLSIIPLENLINESINDMNDFISRYDDKIVLINNRIKKYNGETILLKDVKICSPIKHPKKDIICLGKNYEEHALEIKDYVKNKEELIPKYPIYFTKRADETIGPEDKILRHEKVTDGIDYEVELAVIIGKDGINIDAENVEEYIFGYTIVNDISARDIQKKHEQWFRGKSLQTFCPMGPYIVTKDEIPYPVALNISSKVNDEIRQSSNTKNMIFDISHIISELSQGIKLEAGDIIITGTPSGVGIGFNPPKYLKSGDKIDCTIEKIGTLTNYIQ, encoded by the coding sequence ATGTATTTATGCACATATGAATATAGAGGCAAAGGAACAATCGGTATTCTTAATAATGATAAACTATCAATTATTCCATTGGAAAATTTAATTAACGAATCAATTAACGATATGAATGATTTTATATCAAGATATGATGATAAAATAGTTTTGATAAATAACAGAATCAAGAAATATAATGGTGAGACAATATTATTGAAGGATGTCAAGATTTGTTCCCCGATTAAACATCCTAAGAAAGATATTATATGCTTAGGTAAAAATTATGAAGAACACGCATTAGAAATAAAGGATTATGTTAAGAACAAAGAAGAGTTAATACCGAAATATCCAATTTATTTCACTAAAAGAGCAGACGAAACGATAGGTCCAGAAGACAAGATATTAAGACATGAGAAGGTAACTGATGGAATAGATTATGAAGTTGAATTAGCAGTGATTATTGGTAAAGATGGAATTAATATTGATGCAGAAAACGTAGAAGAATACATATTCGGTTATACAATTGTCAATGATATATCTGCTAGAGATATACAAAAAAAGCATGAGCAATGGTTTAGAGGAAAGAGTCTTCAAACATTCTGTCCTATGGGGCCGTATATAGTTACTAAAGATGAGATTCCTTATCCAGTAGCGTTGAATATCAGTAGTAAAGTCAATGATGAAATACGTCAATCGTCCAATACTAAAAATATGATTTTTGATATATCTCATATTATTTCAGAGCTATCACAAGGTATTAAACTAGAAGCAGGAGATATCATAATAACAGGAACTCCTTCAGGTGTAGGTATAGGATTCAATCCACCCAAATATTTGAAATCAGGGGATAAGATTGATTGTACTATTGAGAAAATAGGTACTTTGACAAATTATATCCAGTAA
- a CDS encoding Fur family transcriptional regulator, translated as MKLEVESIMENIMKKLNIRLTSQRKIILSTFIENMDKHLTVNELYEMIKDKNKLIGMATIYRTIEILLKNDIIVKHDFGDSVPKYELGIERKKNHHHLICKRCGKVIEVSELLKDDFQKKILATEGFQCTGYTLKIFGYCDRCRIALLSEKNYIQDIINKII; from the coding sequence TTGAAATTAGAAGTTGAAAGTATTATGGAAAATATAATGAAAAAATTAAACATAAGATTGACTTCCCAAAGAAAAATCATATTAAGTACATTTATTGAAAACATGGATAAACATCTTACTGTAAATGAATTGTATGAAATGATAAAAGACAAGAATAAACTCATCGGGATGGCTACAATTTATAGAACCATTGAAATATTATTAAAGAATGACATAATAGTTAAACATGATTTCGGAGATAGTGTTCCCAAATATGAACTAGGAATTGAAAGAAAAAAGAATCATCATCATTTGATTTGTAAAAGGTGTGGAAAGGTTATAGAAGTTTCAGAATTACTGAAAGATGATTTTCAAAAGAAAATATTAGCAACTGAAGGGTTTCAATGTACAGGGTATACACTAAAGATATTTGGTTATTGTGATAGATGTAGAATAGCATTATTAAGTGAAAAAAATTATATACAAGATATAATTAACAAAATAATATAA
- a CDS encoding MarR family winged helix-turn-helix transcriptional regulator gives MNDNINIAIEKFMTLTEKISNSGKNPDKYGTDVDIYKSEIHIIKLIGDYANLHVSEIARKFGVTKGAISQTLKKLERKGLVRKYVDESNNTRLLVTLTDKGNKAYLCHETYHKVSDKGIYTYLEGLNEHELDTIITFIEKVSKMAERHI, from the coding sequence ATGAATGATAATATAAATATAGCGATTGAAAAATTTATGACATTAACAGAAAAAATATCTAATTCAGGTAAAAATCCTGATAAGTATGGAACGGATGTAGACATCTATAAAAGTGAAATACACATAATTAAATTGATAGGTGATTATGCTAACTTACATGTGTCAGAAATAGCACGGAAATTTGGAGTGACCAAAGGTGCAATTTCACAAACTTTAAAAAAATTAGAAAGAAAGGGTTTAGTTAGAAAATACGTTGATGAATCAAATAATACAAGGTTATTAGTGACATTAACTGATAAAGGCAACAAAGCATATCTATGCCATGAAACATATCATAAGGTATCTGATAAAGGTATTTATACATACCTTGAAGGACTTAATGAACATGAATTAGATACAATAATAACTTTCATTGAAAAAGTTAGTAAGATGGCAGAAAGACATATATAA
- a CDS encoding MFS transporter — protein MDKIYKRARVNEVLKYGVGGIGSNVAFMLVMMYLMFFYTDVLGINAAAVGGLFLVARIIDAVTDPLMGMIADRTKSRWGKFRPWIIFGAPVLGILVIMMFTAPNLSSTGKLIYIYITYILYSIVSTVVNIPYHSLTPVLSEDPDQRTVIATTKQIFGNVGSAFITIGAVPITNALGGDARAWKIYGIICAIIIVISFFVCASGAKEYDNHETITNRKNQNIKFIEQLRLIVNNKALLMLMIAFGTDMIAYAGASAVNIYYFTYAVNRPDLIAVVGAFALVIGLPITFFVPFLSKKFGKKKIYMFSSTVLLFISASLFFIPFTSIKLILLQAVLAAAFAPFTGVVGWAILADCVEYGEWVTGKRGEGTVSSQLTFINKVGMALGGFIVGILLAAVGYEEGVAQTEQTLKAIVGIKALLPAAGYLCSIISMSFYPITKEFYHKMITDNEKRRNSINESAKELA, from the coding sequence ATGGATAAAATTTATAAAAGAGCAAGAGTTAATGAGGTGCTAAAATATGGTGTTGGGGGTATAGGTTCTAATGTTGCATTTATGTTAGTTATGATGTATCTTATGTTTTTTTATACTGATGTTCTAGGTATCAATGCAGCAGCTGTTGGAGGGTTATTTCTAGTAGCTAGAATTATAGATGCTGTTACAGATCCATTGATGGGAATGATTGCGGATAGGACTAAATCCAGATGGGGAAAATTTCGACCTTGGATTATCTTCGGGGCACCAGTACTAGGAATTTTAGTTATCATGATGTTTACAGCACCTAATTTAAGTTCAACAGGCAAGCTTATTTATATATATATCACTTATATACTTTATTCAATAGTTTCTACAGTGGTTAACATACCATATCATTCATTAACACCGGTTTTATCCGAAGATCCTGACCAAAGGACTGTCATAGCAACTACAAAACAAATATTTGGTAATGTAGGAAGTGCATTTATTACTATTGGGGCTGTTCCGATTACTAATGCTCTTGGAGGAGATGCAAGAGCTTGGAAAATATATGGAATCATATGTGCTATAATAATTGTTATTTCATTTTTCGTATGTGCTTCAGGTGCAAAAGAATATGATAATCATGAAACAATAACTAATAGAAAAAATCAAAATATCAAATTTATAGAACAACTAAGACTGATTGTCAATAATAAAGCGTTGTTGATGCTTATGATAGCTTTCGGTACTGATATGATAGCATATGCTGGAGCAAGCGCTGTTAATATATATTATTTTACATATGCAGTTAATAGACCTGATCTTATTGCTGTTGTTGGTGCTTTTGCTCTAGTTATCGGATTACCTATAACATTTTTCGTTCCTTTTTTGTCAAAGAAATTCGGCAAGAAAAAAATATATATGTTTAGTAGTACAGTTTTATTATTTATAAGTGCATCATTGTTCTTCATACCTTTCACATCAATAAAATTGATATTACTTCAAGCTGTATTAGCAGCGGCATTCGCACCTTTTACTGGTGTAGTAGGTTGGGCTATTCTAGCTGACTGTGTAGAGTATGGTGAATGGGTTACAGGAAAACGTGGTGAAGGTACTGTATCATCACAATTGACATTCATAAATAAAGTTGGAATGGCACTAGGAGGATTTATAGTAGGTATTTTACTTGCTGCTGTAGGTTATGAAGAAGGAGTAGCTCAAACAGAACAGACACTGAAGGCGATAGTCGGTATAAAAGCTCTATTACCTGCTGCTGGTTATTTATGTTCTATCATATCAATGTCATTTTATCCTATAACAAAAGAATTTTATCATAAGATGATAACTGATAATGAAAAAAGAAGGAATAGTATTAATGAATCTGCTAAAGAATTAGCATAA
- a CDS encoding sulfatase → MKAIMVMFDSLNRHMLPNYGCEWIKAPNFQRLGEKTVTFDNNYAGSLPCIPARRELHTGRYNFLHRSWGPMEPFDDSMPEILKKNGIYTHLVSDHQHYWEDGGCTYHTRYNSWEISRGQEGDAWKGQVKDPVILKTPFKMSETMTQMMVKKTGMNMFRQDVINRQYMDTEDKMPQAVTFEKGIDFINNNFEEDNWFLQIETFDPHEPFFASQRFRDMYKDDDYEEEEFDWPPYSHVNESDGVVLHGKKRYAALLSMCDFYLGKVIDIMDRHNMWEDTMLIVNTDHGYLLGEHGWWAKSIMPTYNEIAHTPFFVWDPRLGIKNARRKSLVQTIDIAPTLLEFFNMEIPRTMEGKPVKDVILSDEPIRETAMFGYHGGHINITDGKYIYMRGPVDRTNKPLYEYTLMPTHMRCMFDPSELQDINLSNSFDFSKGCKTMKIEAGQGFINPAQYGSKLFDLENDPLQKNEIEDFDVEVRLTNEIAKKMHLNDSPSEQYVRMGIPENEEYTKKMLIQQKKTIKESEIIQGLEGLTYEDGVYNQVMAFLNTTPENMRNSVVMGLKSTVEAMDKDVITKDLVKNFVSDLPIDQEQKDMALYFMDLSGRTS, encoded by the coding sequence ATGAAAGCAATAATGGTTATGTTTGATTCTCTAAATAGACATATGCTACCTAATTATGGTTGTGAATGGATTAAGGCTCCTAATTTTCAGAGATTAGGAGAGAAGACAGTGACATTCGACAATAATTATGCTGGAAGTTTACCATGTATACCAGCAAGAAGGGAACTTCATACAGGTAGATATAATTTCCTTCATAGAAGCTGGGGACCAATGGAACCTTTTGATGATTCTATGCCAGAGATTCTTAAGAAAAATGGGATATACACACATTTAGTTTCTGACCATCAACATTATTGGGAAGATGGAGGATGTACATATCATACGAGATACAATTCATGGGAAATAAGTAGAGGTCAGGAAGGTGATGCTTGGAAAGGTCAGGTAAAAGATCCTGTTATTCTTAAGACTCCATTTAAGATGTCAGAGACAATGACACAAATGATGGTTAAAAAAACGGGTATGAATATGTTTAGACAAGATGTTATCAATCGACAGTATATGGATACAGAAGATAAGATGCCACAAGCTGTTACCTTTGAAAAAGGAATAGATTTCATAAATAATAATTTTGAGGAAGATAACTGGTTTTTACAGATAGAGACATTTGATCCACATGAACCTTTTTTTGCATCCCAAAGGTTTCGAGATATGTATAAAGATGATGATTATGAAGAAGAAGAATTCGATTGGCCTCCTTATTCTCATGTTAATGAAAGTGATGGAGTAGTTTTGCATGGTAAAAAGAGGTATGCTGCATTACTTAGCATGTGTGATTTTTATCTAGGTAAGGTTATTGATATAATGGATAGACATAATATGTGGGAAGATACTATGCTTATTGTAAATACAGACCATGGATATTTATTGGGAGAACATGGTTGGTGGGCGAAATCCATAATGCCTACATATAACGAAATAGCACATACTCCTTTTTTCGTGTGGGATCCTAGATTAGGAATTAAGAACGCAAGGAGGAAATCTTTAGTTCAGACAATAGATATAGCACCAACATTGTTGGAATTCTTTAATATGGAAATCCCAAGGACAATGGAAGGTAAACCAGTTAAGGATGTCATATTGTCAGATGAACCTATAAGAGAGACAGCGATGTTCGGTTATCATGGAGGACATATCAATATTACTGATGGGAAATACATTTATATGAGGGGACCTGTTGATAGAACTAATAAACCTCTATATGAATACACTCTAATGCCTACTCACATGAGATGTATGTTTGATCCTTCCGAACTTCAGGATATTAATTTATCTAATTCTTTTGATTTCTCAAAAGGATGCAAAACAATGAAAATTGAAGCAGGACAAGGATTTATTAATCCGGCACAATATGGGTCTAAATTATTTGATTTAGAAAATGATCCTTTACAGAAAAATGAAATTGAAGATTTCGACGTGGAAGTAAGGTTGACTAATGAAATAGCAAAAAAAATGCATCTTAACGATTCACCATCTGAACAATATGTGCGTATGGGTATACCTGAAAATGAAGAATACACTAAGAAAATGTTAATTCAACAAAAGAAAACTATTAAGGAGTCTGAGATTATTCAAGGATTAGAAGGGTTAACTTATGAAGATGGGGTTTATAATCAAGTTATGGCTTTCCTTAATACTACACCGGAAAATATGAGAAATTCCGTTGTTATGGGATTAAAGAGTACTGTAGAAGCAATGGATAAAGATGTTATAACAAAAGATTTAGTTAAAAACTTTGTTTCAGACCTACCAATTGATCAGGAGCAAAAAGATATGGCATTATATTTTATGGATTTATCAGGAAGAACTTCATAA
- a CDS encoding cation:proton antiporter, which produces MLFSLALILILGFILSGILNKLNIPGLLGMILTGIILGPFVLNLISPDILNISSDLREIALIVILIRAGLSLNIRDLKKVGRQAILMCFIPATFELTAVVILAPIFFNISYVEAAIMGTVLAAVSPAVVVPRMINLMERGYGNNKSIPQLIMAASSVDDIYVIILFTAFLGMYQGEGFNTTSLISVPLSIIFGLLLGIITGIILIWVVKKIHMRDTIKVLIILSISFLFITLENFVKPYGIPISGLLAVMALGGTLSESYNVLSRRLMTKFSKIWVGAEIMLFVLVGAAVDIRYLAGAGLISILLVLCALVFRILGVNICLLKSKLNNKERLFCSIAYLPKATVQAAIGAIPLSAGVESGNTILTVAVLAIMITAPIGAMGIDFTHKKLLKHTT; this is translated from the coding sequence ATGTTATTTAGTTTAGCTTTAATTTTGATCTTAGGATTCATATTGAGTGGAATTCTTAACAAACTCAATATTCCCGGTCTATTGGGTATGATATTAACTGGTATCATACTAGGCCCTTTTGTACTTAACCTTATATCACCAGACATACTTAATATATCTTCAGACCTTAGAGAAATCGCATTAATAGTTATATTGATTAGAGCTGGATTATCTCTTAATATAAGAGATCTGAAAAAAGTTGGAAGACAAGCCATACTTATGTGTTTTATCCCTGCAACTTTTGAACTCACAGCCGTGGTAATACTTGCACCGATATTCTTTAACATCAGTTATGTGGAAGCAGCTATAATGGGTACTGTTCTAGCGGCTGTATCACCTGCTGTAGTAGTTCCACGAATGATTAATCTTATGGAACGAGGATATGGTAACAACAAGAGTATACCACAATTAATAATGGCAGCGTCATCTGTTGATGACATCTACGTAATAATATTGTTTACAGCTTTCCTAGGTATGTATCAGGGAGAAGGCTTCAATACAACCAGCTTGATTTCTGTACCGTTATCAATAATATTCGGATTGCTTCTTGGTATCATTACAGGTATTATCCTTATTTGGGTAGTTAAGAAAATCCATATGAGAGATACGATAAAAGTATTGATAATACTCAGTATTTCATTTTTATTTATAACCCTAGAAAACTTTGTGAAACCATATGGTATTCCTATTTCTGGTCTATTGGCTGTTATGGCTCTTGGTGGAACTTTATCCGAATCATATAATGTTCTTTCAAGAAGATTGATGACTAAATTTTCTAAAATATGGGTAGGAGCAGAAATAATGCTGTTTGTATTGGTTGGTGCCGCTGTAGATATCAGATATCTGGCAGGAGCTGGTTTGATATCTATCCTATTGGTTTTATGTGCATTGGTATTTAGGATATTAGGTGTCAATATATGTCTATTGAAATCTAAGTTGAATAATAAAGAAAGGCTGTTCTGTTCCATAGCATATCTACCAAAAGCTACTGTACAAGCTGCAATTGGTGCAATACCTTTATCTGCTGGTGTAGAATCTGGAAATACAATTCTTACAGTTGCAGTTCTAGCCATAATGATAACTGCTCCTATAGGAGCAATGGGTATTGATTTCACTCATAAAAAGCTTCTGAAACATACAACCTGA
- a CDS encoding heavy metal translocating P-type ATPase yields the protein MLVKTTYNIDGMNCAACSSTVERVTRKLKGVSSVSVNINTKKMLIEYDSDVVTKETIFNTVKKAGFTPSDDYEEKSVTIPIEGMHCAACASAIEKEINKLEGILEISINVLTNKAYVRYDVKEVRLSEIKKAIIKAGFTPHEIEKGSINEGDDTEDRKQKKMWFRLKIAIGFVIPLLYISMGHMMGLPIPSFINPDVEPLNFAIAQFVLLTPIVIVGRYFYTRGFKSLFTGHPNMDSLIAVGTSAAIIYGIVATYQIGRGQVHYVHDLYIESAGTIIALIMLGKSLEHRSKGKASQAIKKLIGLRPKEAVVLHGEEEIKMPIDEVEIGDIVLVKPGESVPVDGKVIEGKSSVDESMISGESMPVEKTVGTKVVGASINKNGLLKVKTTKVGAETALAKIIKLVEQAQSSKAPIAKLADIISGYFVPIVIIIALVSAAIWYISSSNLEVTLKVFISVLVIACPCALGLATPTAIMVGTGKGADEGVLIKSGVALETAHKIDTIVFDKTGTITEGKPEVTDLVINEHDEREILKLIASAEKGSEHPLGEAIVNKATEDGIDLNSSISDFASISGQGIKANIEGKELLLGNEKMMNQFNIENYDIEKSQELASQGKTPMFIAIDGNYTGIVAVADTVKKDSKKAIKHLRDMGIKVAMITGDHQKTAEAIAEQVGIDMVIAEVLPEDKSREVKTLQDKGYRVAMVGDGINDAPALAQADIGLAIGSGTDVAMESADIVLMKDSIVDVIKAIELSKKTIRNIKENLFWAFGYNTLGIPVAAGILTLFDGPLLNPMIAAAAMSLSSVSVVTNALRLRNVKLYDI from the coding sequence ATGTTAGTAAAAACTACTTATAATATTGATGGTATGAATTGTGCAGCGTGTTCATCAACAGTAGAACGTGTAACTAGAAAATTAAAAGGAGTATCATCAGTAAGTGTTAACATCAACACCAAAAAAATGCTGATAGAATATGATAGTGATGTTGTGACAAAAGAAACTATATTCAATACTGTTAAAAAAGCAGGTTTTACTCCTTCAGATGATTATGAAGAAAAGAGTGTAACTATACCTATAGAAGGTATGCACTGTGCGGCTTGTGCATCAGCGATCGAAAAGGAAATAAATAAGTTAGAAGGTATATTGGAAATATCTATAAATGTTTTAACCAATAAAGCCTATGTAAGATATGATGTAAAAGAAGTCAGGTTATCAGAAATCAAAAAAGCTATTATAAAAGCAGGATTCACACCTCATGAAATAGAAAAAGGAAGCATTAATGAAGGTGATGATACTGAGGATAGAAAACAGAAGAAAATGTGGTTCAGATTAAAGATAGCTATAGGTTTTGTCATCCCACTACTATATATTTCAATGGGTCATATGATGGGTCTGCCTATACCTTCTTTTATCAACCCTGATGTAGAACCTCTTAATTTCGCTATAGCACAATTCGTTCTATTGACTCCTATCGTAATAGTTGGACGATATTTCTATACAAGAGGATTCAAATCTCTTTTTACCGGACATCCCAACATGGATTCTCTTATCGCAGTAGGTACTTCAGCTGCGATAATATATGGTATAGTAGCCACCTATCAGATAGGTAGAGGACAAGTACATTATGTTCATGATCTCTATATCGAATCAGCAGGAACCATTATAGCGTTGATCATGTTAGGGAAATCACTGGAACACCGTTCTAAGGGAAAAGCGTCACAAGCTATTAAGAAACTCATTGGACTCAGACCGAAAGAAGCAGTAGTACTTCATGGGGAAGAAGAAATAAAAATGCCTATTGATGAAGTAGAAATAGGAGATATAGTATTAGTGAAACCAGGAGAAAGTGTTCCTGTAGACGGTAAAGTTATAGAAGGAAAAAGTTCAGTAGACGAATCAATGATAAGTGGAGAGAGTATGCCTGTAGAAAAAACTGTAGGAACTAAGGTTGTCGGTGCAAGTATCAATAAAAATGGCTTGCTGAAAGTTAAGACAACAAAGGTAGGAGCTGAAACAGCCCTAGCCAAGATTATTAAATTGGTAGAACAAGCACAGAGTTCAAAAGCACCTATAGCCAAATTAGCGGACATCATTTCTGGATATTTCGTGCCTATTGTCATTATCATAGCTCTTGTATCAGCAGCAATATGGTATATATCATCTAGTAATCTAGAAGTTACTCTTAAGGTATTCATCTCTGTATTGGTCATTGCTTGTCCTTGTGCATTAGGACTTGCTACACCAACAGCTATCATGGTTGGAACAGGTAAAGGTGCGGATGAAGGTGTGCTCATAAAAAGTGGAGTGGCATTGGAAACAGCACATAAGATTGATACGATAGTCTTTGATAAAACAGGTACAATTACAGAAGGGAAACCAGAAGTTACTGACCTTGTGATAAATGAACATGATGAAAGAGAGATTCTGAAACTCATTGCATCTGCTGAAAAAGGTTCGGAGCATCCACTAGGAGAGGCAATAGTCAATAAAGCAACGGAAGATGGAATTGATCTTAATAGTAGCATTTCAGACTTCGCATCAATCTCTGGACAAGGTATAAAGGCTAATATAGAAGGTAAAGAGTTACTTCTGGGCAATGAAAAAATGATGAATCAGTTTAATATAGAAAATTATGATATCGAGAAAAGTCAAGAATTGGCTTCACAGGGTAAGACACCTATGTTTATCGCAATTGATGGTAATTACACAGGTATAGTTGCAGTAGCAGATACAGTAAAAAAAGATAGTAAGAAAGCCATAAAACATCTTAGGGATATGGGTATAAAAGTTGCCATGATAACTGGTGATCATCAAAAAACCGCAGAAGCCATTGCAGAACAAGTAGGTATTGATATGGTTATTGCAGAAGTTTTGCCAGAAGATAAGTCGAGAGAAGTAAAAACTCTTCAAGATAAAGGTTATAGAGTGGCCATGGTTGGAGATGGAATCAATGATGCCCCTGCATTGGCACAGGCAGATATTGGATTAGCCATTGGTTCTGGTACAGATGTTGCCATGGAATCTGCAGATATTGTATTGATGAAAGATAGTATAGTTGATGTAATTAAGGCTATAGAACTTAGTAAAAAGACTATTAGGAACATCAAAGAGAATTTATTCTGGGCGTTCGGATATAATACACTTGGAATCCCTGTAGCGGCTGGTATTCTTACTTTATTTGATGGTCCGTTGCTAAATCCTATGATTGCTGCAGCAGCAATGTCTCTAAGTTCCGTTTCAGTAGTTACTAATGCTCTTAGACTCAGAAATGTAAAATTATATGATATATAA
- a CDS encoding helix-turn-helix domain-containing protein: MEEKYYTIDEVAMKLEVHTKTIRRYIYSGKIQALKVGGQWRIYESALNKYYEDSKCHCSSNVSQDDFCVFMDGQNRTTEDKLQVCSIVDYYVNEQEEAKPIAHEITDVIMSMEGQDQYKFNYIYDSTEKRARFVLWGNATFLEEVAKRLKKFEK; the protein is encoded by the coding sequence ATGGAAGAAAAATATTATACTATAGATGAAGTTGCAATGAAACTTGAAGTTCATACCAAGACTATAAGAAGATATATATATAGTGGGAAAATACAGGCATTAAAGGTAGGAGGACAGTGGAGAATATATGAAAGTGCTCTTAATAAATACTATGAAGATTCAAAATGCCATTGTTCCTCTAATGTGAGTCAAGATGATTTTTGTGTTTTTATGGATGGACAAAATAGGACAACAGAAGACAAACTACAAGTGTGTAGCATAGTCGATTATTATGTGAATGAACAAGAAGAGGCCAAACCCATTGCTCATGAAATAACGGATGTAATCATGTCCATGGAAGGACAAGACCAATATAAATTCAATTATATTTATGATTCAACAGAAAAAAGAGCCAGATTTGTATTGTGGGGTAATGCCACTTTCTTGGAAGAGGTGGCAAAACGTCTCAAGAAATTTGAAAAATAA